In the genome of Leptospira saintgironsiae, one region contains:
- a CDS encoding sodium:solute symporter family protein: MLGLFVILYIFVTILIGAFASRYINSSQDYVLAGRRLPLVLASSALFATWFGSETLMGASSKFVDGGILAVIEDPFGAALCLFLVGIFFAKPLYRMNILTFGDLYKNRFGRKVEFLSALFMIPSYFGWIAAQLVAMGIVIHSLFGFDIYVGILLAAVVVLIYTYIGGMWAISITDFLQTILIIVGLLVLVWDLQDKAGGFETVIATAKPGFFSFFPPLETEAILAYIAAWMTIGLGSIPQQDIFQRVMSSKSEKVAVYSSFLGGGMYLTVAFLPLLAGYFARRVYPEIAAGDNQMILPHVVLVHSTLFIQILFFGALLSAILSTASGAILAPASVLGENLIRPTLKNPSEKLLLRVMRSSVLIVTIVSTGMALSETNIYQLVADSSSISLVSLFVPLVAALFWKEANASGAVYAMFSGMIVWLGLKFFGPEWLPPTIPALGISFLGQYLGRYIKISLLESDLQLSRDSVPSGGL; the protein is encoded by the coding sequence TTGCTCGGCCTTTTTGTAATTCTATATATCTTTGTTACGATTCTGATCGGAGCATTTGCTTCTAGATATATTAATAGTTCCCAAGACTATGTATTGGCAGGCAGAAGACTTCCGCTCGTACTTGCATCTTCTGCTCTATTCGCCACTTGGTTCGGATCGGAAACTTTAATGGGTGCTTCTTCCAAGTTTGTAGATGGAGGGATCTTAGCTGTAATAGAAGATCCTTTCGGAGCAGCTCTTTGTCTTTTCCTAGTCGGCATATTCTTTGCTAAGCCATTGTATAGGATGAATATTCTTACCTTCGGTGACTTATACAAAAATCGTTTTGGCCGCAAGGTAGAATTTCTTTCCGCATTATTTATGATCCCTTCCTACTTCGGGTGGATTGCAGCTCAGTTAGTTGCGATGGGAATAGTTATCCATTCCTTATTCGGATTCGATATTTATGTAGGAATACTTTTAGCAGCCGTTGTCGTATTGATCTATACTTATATTGGAGGAATGTGGGCGATCTCCATTACGGATTTCTTACAGACCATCTTGATTATTGTAGGGCTTTTAGTTTTAGTTTGGGATCTACAGGATAAGGCAGGTGGATTTGAAACAGTCATCGCAACTGCAAAGCCTGGATTTTTTTCCTTCTTCCCTCCATTGGAAACAGAAGCTATCCTTGCTTATATCGCCGCATGGATGACGATTGGGTTGGGTTCTATTCCTCAACAGGATATTTTCCAAAGAGTGATGTCCTCTAAGTCGGAAAAGGTGGCTGTATATTCTTCTTTTTTAGGCGGGGGAATGTATCTGACTGTTGCATTTCTTCCTTTGCTTGCTGGATATTTTGCAAGGAGGGTTTATCCTGAGATCGCAGCAGGCGATAACCAAATGATACTTCCGCATGTAGTGCTCGTACATTCTACTTTATTTATACAGATCCTATTTTTCGGAGCGCTACTTTCTGCAATCTTGAGTACTGCTTCCGGAGCGATATTGGCGCCTGCTTCTGTACTAGGAGAGAATTTGATCCGTCCTACTCTGAAAAATCCTTCTGAGAAGCTGTTATTGAGAGTTATGCGTTCTTCCGTATTGATCGTGACAATTGTTTCTACCGGAATGGCTTTAAGTGAAACGAATATTTATCAGTTGGTTGCTGATTCTTCTTCTATTAGTTTAGTTTCTCTTTTTGTTCCTTTGGTCGCCGCTTTATTTTGGAAAGAAGCAAATGCGAGTGGGGCAGTTTACGCTATGTTCTCAGGAATGATCGTTTGGTTGGGTTTAAAATTTTTCGGACCGGAATGGTTGCCACCTACTATTCCTGCTTTGGGAATCAGTTTCTTGGGACAATATTTAGGAAGATATATTAAAATTTCTTTATTAGAGTCAGATTTGCAATTAAGCAGAGACTCTGTTCCGTCCGGCGGCCTTTGA